The Sedimentisphaera salicampi genome includes a region encoding these proteins:
- a CDS encoding dUTPase — MLRELFEKQAELNKRVGFDADKVRENMDLKESGEWLNNYLAAMSSEIEELRDCTYWKHWCKEAREGRRFEIHDLQNARVEVTDMLFFWISLCHCLGLTADDVYNLYQQKLGVNHSRQDNNYSMSEKTEDDNKTVNL, encoded by the coding sequence ATGCTAAGGGAACTGTTCGAAAAACAGGCCGAACTCAACAAGAGAGTCGGCTTTGATGCCGATAAGGTTCGCGAAAATATGGATCTCAAGGAAAGCGGCGAATGGCTCAATAATTACCTTGCTGCTATGTCCAGCGAGATTGAGGAGCTCAGAGACTGCACCTATTGGAAGCACTGGTGCAAAGAGGCCAGAGAGGGCAGGAGATTTGAAATCCACGACCTGCAGAACGCAAGGGTGGAAGTTACCGATATGCTGTTCTTCTGGATTAGTCTTTGCCATTGCCTTGGGCTTACAGCAGACGATGTGTACAATCTCTATCAGCAGAAGCTCGGGGTAAACCATTCACGTCAGGATAACAACTATTCGATGTCTGAGAAGACCGAAGACGATAATAAAACAGTTAATCTTTGA
- a CDS encoding DUF362 domain-containing protein — MKPASFLYCKDYQRERLRETIAKHFELAGGLDKLVSRSDRLILKPNLIAPHPPERPSQTHPAFIIETARLLKDYGAKVTVADSPAWSNAEHCLEVLGAAGELREIGAEIKTFSNSVKTRLPIADIDVNISREALEADAIINLPKLKAHQQLTATIAFKNMFGVVCGKRKAYWHYKRGKNPEDFAAIILGIYEKTAPVFNLIDGIVCMEGRGPLNGNARNLGITLAGSSALSCELACARLLDYSIEELPLVKYYIEQNPSFKGKQAYMIGDNPELVAGCDFQKARIIPISFTFSRIARSAVKQLLIMLKIKAKR, encoded by the coding sequence ATGAAACCAGCATCATTTCTATACTGCAAAGATTATCAGCGGGAGAGGCTCCGCGAAACAATCGCAAAGCACTTCGAACTTGCCGGCGGGCTCGACAAGCTCGTATCCCGCTCAGACAGGTTGATTCTTAAGCCGAACTTGATTGCCCCTCATCCGCCCGAAAGGCCGAGCCAGACACACCCTGCCTTCATCATCGAAACAGCAAGACTGCTGAAAGATTATGGAGCAAAGGTTACCGTGGCAGATTCTCCTGCTTGGTCTAATGCTGAGCATTGCCTTGAGGTGCTTGGAGCAGCCGGCGAGCTGAGGGAAATCGGTGCTGAGATCAAAACATTCAGCAATTCTGTTAAAACCCGCCTGCCCATTGCTGATATAGACGTTAATATCTCAAGGGAGGCTCTTGAAGCAGATGCAATTATAAACCTCCCCAAGCTCAAGGCCCATCAGCAGCTCACTGCAACAATTGCGTTCAAAAATATGTTTGGAGTTGTATGCGGGAAGCGAAAGGCCTACTGGCATTACAAGCGAGGGAAAAACCCTGAAGACTTTGCAGCCATTATCCTCGGGATATACGAGAAAACTGCCCCCGTTTTTAATCTCATAGACGGAATAGTATGTATGGAGGGCAGAGGTCCCCTCAACGGAAACGCAAGGAATCTCGGGATTACGTTAGCGGGAAGTTCTGCATTGAGCTGCGAGCTTGCCTGCGCACGACTGCTTGATTACAGCATAGAAGAATTGCCCCTTGTAAAATATTATATCGAACAAAACCCCTCTTTTAAGGGTAAGCAGGCTTATATGATTGGCGATAACCCGGAGCTGGTTGCAGGATGTGATTTTCAGAAAGCAAGGATTATCCCAATTTCTTTTACTTTTTCTCGAATTGCAAGAAGCGCAGTTAAACAGCTGCTGATTATGCTTAAAATAAAAGCAAAAAGGTAG
- a CDS encoding segregation and condensation protein A, with the protein MAEYHIELENIFTGPMDLLLYLVKKDEVDIYDIPIREVTEQYLHYVEMLEKLDTDLAGDFLVMAATLMEIKSAMLLPKTVPEEEGGEEEDPRNKLVKQLLEYKRFKDAANILETRAQEHLGKHKRPDTFIKRLQPSDEERELDLEEVSVWTLLETFDSLLKATGRYRDYSLIKDETPIDEYEVEILGRLQQEGPLTFEHIFDGRTSRLSMAGMFLALLELIRDALVWAEQSESTDIIYIRALTDEPAEQAVSNIITGTENEEIQAAEQ; encoded by the coding sequence ATGGCTGAGTATCATATAGAGCTTGAAAATATTTTTACCGGCCCGATGGACCTCCTTCTGTATCTTGTAAAGAAGGATGAGGTAGATATCTACGATATCCCCATCAGAGAGGTTACAGAGCAGTATCTTCATTACGTGGAGATGCTGGAAAAACTGGATACAGACCTTGCAGGCGATTTTCTCGTTATGGCGGCAACACTGATGGAGATTAAATCCGCTATGCTTCTTCCTAAAACTGTTCCGGAGGAAGAGGGAGGCGAAGAGGAAGACCCGAGAAACAAGCTTGTTAAGCAGCTTTTGGAGTATAAGAGATTCAAGGATGCCGCAAATATCCTTGAAACAAGAGCCCAAGAGCATCTGGGCAAGCATAAAAGGCCTGATACATTCATAAAGCGGCTGCAGCCATCAGATGAGGAGCGTGAGCTCGATCTGGAAGAGGTGAGCGTTTGGACGCTTCTGGAAACTTTTGATTCACTGCTCAAGGCTACCGGCCGATACAGGGACTACAGCCTTATAAAGGATGAAACCCCGATAGATGAATATGAAGTGGAAATCCTCGGAAGGCTGCAGCAGGAAGGCCCTCTCACCTTTGAACACATATTCGACGGGCGAACCAGCAGGCTGTCAATGGCAGGTATGTTTCTGGCTCTGCTTGAATTGATCCGTGATGCGCTGGTATGGGCGGAGCAGTCTGAGAGTACGGATATAATCTACATTCGAGCCCTCACAGACGAACCTGCCGAACAGGCGGTGAGTAATATCATCACAGGGACAGAAAATGAAGAAATCCAAGCAGCAGAGCAGTAG
- a CDS encoding ABC transporter permease codes for MKLSDLYALSLHNLFKHKVRSGLTSLGVIFGTASVIAMLAISEGAREESLAQIQSMGIENIIVYSKKPSDVGSETSSQNQSMVEQFGITDKDLQHFRMMDNVGKITTVTDTRMEVLSGTKLLDLKLVGADKTFLDSTSAELIRGRWLSPVDAKSQARICVVGKNVKRKYFGLSCRNVIGRTIRAKNSIWRVVGEIEDPSGSELANLGSINDMIIAPQKTVSDLYDGYSYDMKRRSVNITVVHYDLIIAKVKELKFINNTARRLKNYMVKVHKEKKDWEVIVPYSLFKQRQKTQQIFTVVMGSIAGISLIVGGVGIMNIMLASVYERRKEIGTRRALGAKKEDILLQFLVETVTLTALGSIVGIATGIGLAQSVAYYAGWPVIYSYWIMVVAFAIACSIGIIFGTYPAMKAAKQNPIEVLRAE; via the coding sequence ATGAAACTCAGTGATCTATACGCACTTTCTCTGCACAATCTCTTCAAGCATAAGGTAAGAAGCGGACTCACCTCTCTGGGGGTAATCTTCGGAACCGCAAGCGTGATAGCAATGCTCGCAATTTCTGAGGGCGCACGTGAAGAATCACTCGCACAGATTCAGTCTATGGGGATTGAAAATATCATCGTTTACAGCAAAAAGCCCTCTGATGTAGGCAGTGAAACTTCGAGCCAGAATCAGAGCATGGTTGAGCAGTTCGGAATCACGGATAAAGACCTCCAGCATTTTCGTATGATGGATAATGTTGGTAAAATCACCACTGTAACCGATACCAGAATGGAAGTTCTCTCAGGAACAAAACTGCTTGATTTGAAGCTGGTGGGAGCGGATAAAACCTTTTTAGATTCCACATCAGCTGAGCTTATCAGAGGCAGATGGCTTTCCCCTGTAGATGCTAAATCGCAGGCGAGAATTTGCGTTGTCGGCAAAAACGTAAAACGCAAGTATTTTGGCCTTAGCTGCAGGAATGTTATAGGCAGAACGATAAGGGCGAAAAATTCTATCTGGAGAGTTGTGGGGGAGATTGAAGACCCTTCGGGCTCGGAGCTTGCAAATCTGGGAAGCATAAACGATATGATCATTGCACCTCAGAAAACTGTTTCCGACCTCTACGATGGATATTCCTATGATATGAAGAGGCGAAGTGTGAACATTACTGTTGTGCATTATGATTTGATAATAGCGAAGGTGAAAGAGCTCAAATTCATAAACAACACTGCCAGAAGGCTGAAGAACTATATGGTGAAGGTGCATAAAGAGAAGAAAGACTGGGAGGTTATAGTCCCTTATTCGCTTTTCAAGCAGAGACAGAAAACCCAGCAGATATTTACCGTAGTTATGGGCTCAATCGCAGGGATTTCTCTCATCGTCGGCGGCGTGGGCATTATGAACATTATGCTTGCAAGCGTTTATGAAAGACGAAAAGAGATTGGCACAAGAAGAGCCCTTGGGGCGAAAAAGGAAGACATCCTGCTTCAGTTCCTCGTGGAAACAGTTACACTAACTGCCCTCGGCTCTATTGTGGGTATCGCAACAGGCATAGGGCTTGCGCAGTCTGTGGCATACTATGCCGGCTGGCCGGTGATATATTCTTACTGGATTATGGTAGTGGCATTTGCTATTGCCTGCTCTATCGGCATTATTTTCGGCACATACCCCGCAATGAAAGCAGCAAAGCAGAATCCTATAGAAGTGCTCAGAGCAGAATAA
- a CDS encoding ATP-grasp domain-containing protein, with translation MLKDGFNILFTSCGRRVSLLNSFRQAAEKGGFKAAINGADMRGQECAAGQQSDKAFKVSPVYADSYLDELLEIVRAENINLLVPTIDLDLILLAENRAIFKNAGCTVFVPNLPAVQIARDKRKTLAFLESAGLKCPKIYTLKQALASEAKEFFLKPWDGSASTNTVLASGSDELEFYANKIPKSIIQQFISGQEYTCDIFTSKDNEVKCVVPRKRIAVRAGEVSIGETEYDEDMISQCRLLAEMLRPGLSVLTVQLIKTSAGELYFIEINARFGGGAPLTFKAGADFPLWIMQELSQGISQAPESFQAGLKMYRYDSEIWG, from the coding sequence ATGCTCAAAGATGGTTTTAATATACTTTTCACCTCCTGCGGAAGGCGTGTGTCCCTTCTAAATTCTTTCAGGCAGGCGGCAGAAAAGGGCGGTTTCAAGGCTGCGATAAACGGAGCAGATATGCGCGGGCAAGAATGTGCAGCAGGGCAGCAGAGCGATAAGGCATTCAAGGTGAGCCCTGTTTATGCGGATTCTTATCTCGATGAGCTTCTGGAAATCGTGAGAGCGGAAAATATAAATCTGCTTGTCCCAACTATTGATCTGGATCTGATCCTGCTCGCTGAAAACAGGGCGATATTTAAAAATGCCGGCTGCACGGTTTTTGTGCCCAATCTGCCTGCTGTTCAAATTGCACGCGATAAACGAAAAACGCTTGCTTTCCTCGAATCCGCAGGGCTGAAGTGCCCCAAAATCTACACGCTTAAGCAGGCACTCGCATCAGAAGCGAAAGAATTTTTCCTTAAACCTTGGGACGGGTCTGCAAGCACAAACACAGTTCTCGCCTCCGGCAGCGATGAGCTGGAGTTTTACGCGAATAAAATCCCCAAAAGCATCATTCAGCAGTTCATATCCGGCCAGGAATACACGTGCGATATTTTTACCTCAAAAGATAATGAAGTAAAGTGCGTTGTTCCTCGAAAAAGGATTGCTGTTCGGGCAGGCGAGGTTAGTATTGGTGAAACAGAGTATGACGAGGATATGATATCCCAGTGCCGGCTTCTTGCAGAAATGCTTCGTCCGGGCTTGAGCGTTCTCACTGTGCAGCTTATAAAAACTTCCGCCGGCGAGCTGTATTTTATTGAGATAAACGCAAGGTTCGGTGGCGGCGCACCGCTTACGTTTAAGGCGGGCGCAGATTTTCCGCTCTGGATTATGCAGGAGCTTTCTCAAGGCATCAGCCAGGCCCCTGAGAGTTTTCAGGCAGGGCTGAAGATGTACAGATACGATTCGGAGATCTGGGGTTGA
- the glyA gene encoding serine hydroxymethyltransferase: MLKYYDPQVNELIKQEEARQASTIRLIPSENYVSQNVMQATGSCLTNKYAEGYPNKRYYEGQQVTDLIEDLAKQRAGDVFRAPHVNVQSYSGSIANMAAYLALADPGDTIMGLSLPDGGHLTHGWKVSATGKVFKSVQYPVNYDTDLFDYDQIAEIAKENKPKILIAGTSAYPRKIDFKAFRKIADEVGAYLVCDIAHIAGLVAGGAHESPMEVADVVTTTTHKSLRGPRGALVMCREEFAKAIDKAVFPGMQGGPHMHTISGIAVAMKEAGTESFKEYAHQVVKNAKALGEKLQEYGFKLVTGGTDNHLLLLDMRSKNISGKKMAKALDRAGIVTNCNTVPNDPAPPFNPSGVRIGTPAVTTRGMKESDMGEIAEMINDTADNLEDLQAIDRIGKRVRFFCSRFPLPKSFIHSEE, from the coding sequence ATGCTGAAATATTATGACCCTCAGGTCAATGAACTTATTAAACAGGAAGAAGCCAGACAGGCATCAACCATACGTCTGATTCCTTCTGAGAATTATGTATCTCAGAATGTTATGCAGGCTACAGGCAGCTGCCTGACAAACAAGTATGCAGAAGGCTATCCAAACAAGAGGTATTATGAAGGTCAGCAGGTTACTGATCTGATTGAAGACCTTGCCAAGCAGAGAGCAGGCGATGTTTTCAGGGCTCCGCACGTAAATGTGCAGTCTTATTCGGGCTCTATAGCAAATATGGCGGCGTATCTCGCCCTTGCCGATCCGGGGGATACGATAATGGGGCTTTCCCTTCCCGACGGCGGCCATCTCACCCACGGGTGGAAGGTAAGCGCTACCGGCAAGGTGTTTAAGTCTGTTCAGTATCCTGTGAATTATGATACTGATCTGTTTGACTACGACCAGATAGCCGAGATTGCAAAAGAAAACAAGCCTAAAATACTCATCGCAGGAACCTCCGCCTATCCGAGAAAGATAGACTTCAAGGCCTTCAGAAAGATAGCCGATGAGGTTGGTGCGTATCTTGTGTGCGATATCGCCCATATAGCAGGTCTTGTGGCGGGCGGGGCGCACGAGAGCCCGATGGAGGTTGCCGATGTTGTAACCACTACCACGCACAAATCACTAAGAGGCCCGAGAGGGGCTTTGGTTATGTGCAGGGAAGAGTTTGCAAAGGCGATCGACAAGGCTGTATTCCCGGGTATGCAGGGCGGCCCGCATATGCACACTATCTCCGGAATCGCAGTGGCGATGAAAGAGGCAGGAACAGAATCCTTCAAGGAATACGCTCATCAGGTAGTGAAGAACGCAAAGGCTCTTGGAGAAAAACTTCAGGAATACGGTTTTAAGCTCGTAACAGGCGGAACAGACAACCATCTTCTCCTCCTTGATATGCGAAGCAAAAATATCTCGGGCAAGAAAATGGCCAAGGCTCTCGACAGGGCGGGCATTGTTACAAACTGCAATACCGTTCCAAACGACCCTGCTCCCCCGTTTAACCCCAGCGGAGTTAGAATCGGAACTCCCGCTGTTACTACCCGCGGGATGAAGGAATCCGATATGGGCGAAATTGCTGAGATGATAAATGATACCGCAGATAATCTGGAAGACCTTCAGGCAATAGACAGGATCGGCAAGAGAGTTAGATTTTTCTGCAGCCGATTCCCGCTGCCCAAATCGTTTATTCATTCAGAGGAATAA
- a CDS encoding zf-TFIIB domain-containing protein: MECPVCKEPMIILELDEVEIDYCPECSGIWLDSGELELLLGEAGESLALEKAEVSEKKLRCPICMRKMGKVYIGSEKVLVDSCPSGHGLWFDEGELNQVICSASGAESRIASLLKSMFENLEKTK; encoded by the coding sequence ATGGAATGTCCGGTATGCAAAGAGCCGATGATTATCCTCGAGCTTGATGAAGTTGAAATAGACTACTGCCCAGAGTGCAGCGGAATCTGGCTCGACAGCGGCGAGCTTGAGCTTCTGCTTGGCGAGGCGGGCGAATCCCTTGCCCTTGAGAAGGCCGAAGTGAGCGAAAAAAAGCTCCGCTGCCCGATATGTATGCGCAAAATGGGAAAGGTGTATATCGGCAGCGAAAAGGTGCTTGTAGATTCCTGCCCCTCAGGCCACGGACTGTGGTTTGATGAGGGCGAGCTTAATCAGGTGATTTGTTCGGCCTCCGGAGCTGAAAGCAGGATTGCCTCGCTTTTGAAAAGTATGTTTGAAAATCTCGAAAAAACAAAATAG
- a CDS encoding type II secretion system protein GspD: MEFSRILILSLFISSSFVFASADEGLDGKQEVIRQLENLFSEEIKPQTNITEVQEDPYVKVVDGKDGLSTLVYRCRYSDCKEVSDGLEAAISRNGLIEESEEKNMVIVSDTTDRIEQIKEVIIAMDVPIPQILVEAKVIEVSVRDDYRQQLSFVYDEESKSLRPPGADPDTNYTQKPDMLDFSPYSVGVEGQINTFNYLANWLKKANNAEILSSPNVVVSLNKRGNIVTGEDLPIQSTSTTGSTVNTDIKYKRTGIRLEVTPTRINEKTVKLQVNPEVSTVTRYEEFNNTQTPVITIRNVETELTVQDGEIIMLGGLYSTEDLKQDSKVPFLGDLPLIGGLFRSKDDSKIIKQLIFVMKVKVVQNSVGTFVDIERQAEAIRKTGDQIRNSSALFPNRTNEEDNGEKK; the protein is encoded by the coding sequence ATGGAATTTTCACGAATTTTGATTTTGTCTTTATTCATCAGCTCTTCCTTTGTTTTTGCATCAGCTGATGAAGGTTTAGACGGCAAGCAGGAAGTTATCAGGCAGCTTGAAAATCTCTTCAGCGAGGAAATCAAGCCTCAAACCAATATCACTGAGGTTCAGGAAGACCCTTATGTCAAGGTTGTTGACGGGAAGGACGGGCTTTCAACGCTTGTTTACAGGTGCCGATATTCAGACTGCAAAGAGGTTTCAGACGGACTTGAAGCAGCTATAAGCCGAAACGGGCTTATCGAAGAGAGCGAAGAGAAGAATATGGTAATCGTAAGCGATACTACCGACCGGATTGAACAGATCAAGGAGGTGATTATTGCGATGGATGTTCCGATACCTCAGATACTCGTTGAAGCTAAGGTTATAGAGGTCTCTGTAAGAGATGATTACCGCCAGCAGCTGAGTTTTGTTTACGACGAGGAATCCAAATCTCTCCGTCCGCCGGGAGCAGACCCAGACACAAACTACACACAGAAGCCGGATATGCTGGATTTCTCGCCATATTCGGTAGGCGTGGAAGGGCAGATTAACACCTTCAACTATCTTGCCAACTGGCTCAAGAAAGCTAATAATGCAGAAATCCTGTCTTCTCCAAATGTGGTTGTATCGCTGAATAAACGTGGGAATATCGTTACTGGTGAAGACCTTCCGATTCAGTCAACATCCACAACAGGCAGCACCGTTAATACTGATATTAAATACAAAAGAACAGGCATACGCCTTGAGGTTACTCCCACCAGAATCAACGAGAAGACCGTTAAGCTTCAGGTTAACCCAGAGGTGAGCACGGTAACGCGGTACGAAGAATTCAACAACACACAGACGCCTGTGATTACTATCAGGAACGTGGAAACAGAGCTTACCGTTCAGGACGGCGAGATTATTATGCTGGGCGGGCTGTACTCCACAGAAGACCTCAAGCAGGACAGCAAGGTTCCTTTCCTTGGAGATTTGCCGCTTATTGGCGGGCTTTTCAGGTCGAAGGATGATTCAAAGATAATCAAGCAGCTGATTTTCGTTATGAAAGTTAAAGTTGTGCAGAATTCCGTAGGAACTTTTGTCGATATCGAAAGACAGGCAGAGGCTATCAGAAAAACCGGAGACCAGATAAGAAATTCCAGCGCACTCTTCCCAAACAGGACAAACGAAGAAGATAACGGAGAGAAAAAGTGA
- a CDS encoding Gfo/Idh/MocA family protein produces the protein MIQDKSGTSAGKLRAAFLGTSKPGLKLLEIVSRMPEFEIAGLGGKNKELAENTADMYGCRYYDDPRQMILSCGAELLLAASQHAPHEGIITLAFQKGLSVVRTMPPFFSLSQAANIISDAQKNNAFYFSTSPFRNYPGYRRLMEFFEENKGLKQKACLIEARGFFPTGSTEQETHWLKDPELAGGGVLLRNCFSIINILVELFTLPETVYALKSNMAGDIVQRNMVTEDCISMAVKFSENLGCTLCAARNEFDHKERIDIYLPEMKITAGPEMFCITDLKGRQIEMKSEQASREKAIEENLRVVYKLLKYAEIDDAAEKSAAVNTREKGLINTMAVIEAAYLSCKTQTPEMPDKMIELSGFDYSMLET, from the coding sequence ATGATTCAGGATAAAAGCGGCACTTCCGCCGGAAAGCTCCGTGCAGCGTTCCTTGGAACCTCAAAGCCAGGTTTGAAACTGCTGGAGATTGTAAGCCGGATGCCGGAGTTTGAGATTGCAGGGCTCGGCGGCAAGAATAAAGAGCTCGCCGAAAACACTGCGGATATGTACGGATGCCGGTATTACGACGACCCAAGACAGATGATCCTCTCCTGCGGGGCTGAACTGCTGCTTGCCGCTTCACAGCACGCACCGCACGAAGGTATTATTACCCTGGCATTCCAGAAGGGGCTTTCTGTGGTGAGAACGATGCCGCCGTTTTTCTCTCTTTCACAGGCCGCAAACATTATAAGCGATGCGCAGAAAAATAACGCCTTCTACTTCTCAACAAGCCCTTTCCGGAATTACCCGGGCTATCGCAGGCTAATGGAGTTTTTCGAAGAAAACAAAGGCTTGAAGCAAAAGGCTTGTCTTATAGAGGCAAGGGGCTTTTTCCCAACAGGCAGCACTGAGCAGGAGACCCACTGGCTTAAAGACCCTGAACTTGCAGGCGGGGGAGTGCTTCTGCGAAATTGTTTTTCGATTATAAATATACTTGTGGAGCTTTTCACTCTCCCCGAAACGGTGTATGCCCTGAAAAGCAATATGGCGGGCGATATCGTGCAGAGGAATATGGTTACAGAAGATTGCATTTCAATGGCAGTTAAATTCAGCGAAAATCTCGGCTGCACGCTGTGCGCTGCGAGAAACGAGTTTGACCATAAAGAGCGGATTGATATCTATCTGCCGGAGATGAAAATTACTGCAGGCCCTGAGATGTTCTGCATTACAGATTTGAAGGGAAGACAGATCGAGATGAAAAGCGAACAAGCCTCTCGAGAAAAGGCAATCGAAGAAAATTTGAGGGTGGTTTATAAACTGCTCAAATACGCTGAAATTGATGATGCTGCTGAAAAATCAGCGGCAGTGAACACAAGAGAGAAGGGCCTTATAAACACTATGGCAGTTATAGAGGCTGCGTATTTATCCTGCAAAACTCAAACCCCTGAGATGCCCGATAAGATGATAGAGCTCAGCGGTTTTGATTATTCTATGCTGGAAACCTGA
- a CDS encoding efflux RND transporter periplasmic adaptor subunit codes for MNSKTTALIILAAGLLISVSGCEDAKNHSKSSKDSSHLDRYFTVEPRDIVIGVEESGTVNSLKNHKIRYEASYRTQISWVIDENSEVEKGDVLVKFDDEELVSQVDEFENQLENARKELSIAKEELEIQKSENEANLRQAQDRVTDAEEELSKFLRLEGPKLRDEQTVEVENAREAVDEAEQAYEEAYEEHQSTVYDNQEEKNEAEEHLETLKGRIEREQINYENVLIDDKIFNRYTYRNRITTLENNLEQSRLDLKKTQVRADSSLIQKQNQIQRHKNDIERLEKELKRHREYLTMMELKSPVDGVVLYGDTDDRWRDEEPTEGMDVRRGEVLLTIPDLSQLMIDMDLPEIYRSRVNIGDEAVVTVESIQGLSVKGEVSDISPLPVNQLRWDPASPKIYETRITVPEEEKDERMVTGMNVQVKIISQRLKDVLAVPIEAVFEKDGRLFVYRTKNGSPEVVYVEIGPADDDFVSIEKGLNAGDKVCLFEPVE; via the coding sequence GTGAATAGTAAAACCACTGCTTTAATAATTCTTGCAGCTGGTTTGCTGATTTCAGTGTCTGGCTGCGAGGATGCAAAAAATCACAGCAAGAGCTCCAAAGATTCAAGCCACCTCGACCGATACTTCACCGTTGAGCCCCGTGATATAGTTATCGGGGTGGAAGAATCCGGCACAGTAAACTCGCTTAAGAACCATAAAATAAGGTACGAGGCATCCTACCGCACTCAGATTAGCTGGGTGATTGATGAAAACTCTGAGGTGGAGAAAGGCGATGTGCTGGTTAAATTTGATGATGAAGAGCTTGTCTCCCAAGTGGATGAGTTTGAAAATCAGCTTGAGAATGCTAGGAAGGAGCTGAGCATTGCCAAGGAAGAGCTGGAAATCCAGAAGAGTGAGAACGAGGCAAACCTCAGGCAGGCTCAAGACAGGGTTACTGATGCCGAAGAGGAGCTTTCGAAGTTTTTGAGGCTTGAAGGCCCAAAACTCAGGGACGAACAGACCGTTGAAGTGGAAAATGCTCGTGAAGCGGTTGATGAAGCTGAGCAGGCATATGAGGAGGCATACGAAGAGCATCAGTCAACCGTATATGACAATCAGGAAGAAAAGAACGAGGCAGAAGAGCATCTTGAAACGCTGAAAGGCAGAATTGAACGTGAGCAGATCAATTATGAAAACGTTCTCATTGATGACAAGATATTCAACAGATACACATACCGCAACAGAATAACTACTTTGGAGAATAACCTTGAGCAAAGCCGGCTGGACCTGAAAAAAACTCAGGTTCGCGCTGATTCAAGCCTCATACAAAAACAGAATCAGATTCAGAGGCATAAAAACGATATCGAGAGGCTCGAGAAAGAACTCAAACGCCACAGGGAATACCTCACCATGATGGAACTTAAATCCCCTGTTGATGGAGTGGTTCTCTACGGCGATACAGATGACAGATGGCGGGACGAAGAGCCTACCGAAGGTATGGATGTCCGCAGGGGGGAAGTTCTTCTAACGATCCCCGATCTCTCGCAGCTTATGATTGATATGGACCTGCCGGAGATATACCGTTCAAGGGTGAATATTGGAGATGAGGCAGTGGTTACTGTCGAGTCTATACAGGGGCTCTCTGTTAAGGGTGAAGTTTCCGATATATCTCCTCTGCCCGTCAATCAGCTCCGCTGGGATCCCGCATCGCCTAAGATTTACGAAACCAGAATCACCGTGCCGGAAGAGGAAAAAGACGAGAGGATGGTTACGGGGATGAATGTGCAGGTGAAGATTATCTCTCAGAGGCTCAAGGATGTTCTGGCTGTCCCGATAGAGGCTGTTTTCGAGAAAGACGGCAGGCTCTTTGTTTATCGAACGAAAAACGGCAGCCCCGAGGTTGTTTATGTTGAGATAGGCCCTGCAGACGATGATTTTGTAAGCATAGAAAAAGGGCTTAATGCCGGCGATAAAGTATGCCTGTTTGAGCCTGTTGAATAA
- a CDS encoding ABC transporter ATP-binding protein, whose translation MNSVIELSEIHKSYQISKTRNVPVLKGINFSVNSGEYLGIMGASGSGKSTLLNLLGLLDLPTKGSYCLEGSNTSTLGDRRLAELRNKKIGFIFQSFNLFGYLSVAQNIEVPLVYGNMNKKKRQTISEQLAERLGLGHRLKHRPYELSGGERQRVAIARALSNSPTFILADEPTGNLDEKTGNEVMDLFRELNENGTTIIAVTHNPEYESFFDRVVYLRDGKVEADYETQ comes from the coding sequence ATGAACTCTGTTATAGAGCTCAGTGAAATTCATAAAAGCTATCAGATCTCCAAAACGAGAAACGTCCCCGTGTTAAAAGGGATCAACTTTTCTGTTAACTCAGGGGAGTATCTGGGGATAATGGGCGCCTCAGGGTCAGGCAAATCAACCTTGCTGAACCTGCTTGGTCTTCTCGATTTGCCCACAAAAGGGAGCTACTGCCTTGAAGGTTCAAACACAAGCACACTTGGAGACCGAAGGCTCGCTGAGCTGAGAAACAAAAAAATCGGTTTCATCTTTCAAAGCTTCAACCTTTTCGGCTATCTCAGTGTTGCCCAAAACATTGAGGTTCCTCTTGTTTACGGGAATATGAATAAAAAGAAACGCCAGACAATCTCAGAACAGCTCGCCGAGCGTTTGGGACTTGGCCACAGGCTCAAACACCGTCCATACGAGCTCTCTGGCGGCGAGAGACAGAGAGTGGCAATAGCGAGAGCCCTTTCCAACAGCCCCACGTTCATCCTTGCTGATGAGCCTACGGGCAATCTCGATGAGAAAACCGGAAACGAGGTTATGGATCTGTTCAGAGAGCTAAATGAAAACGGCACTACTATCATTGCAGTAACCCACAACCCCGAATACGAGAGTTTCTTCGACAGGGTTGTGTATCTAAGAGACGGGAAGGTGGAAGCGGATTATGAAACTCAGTGA